A genomic segment from Truepera sp. encodes:
- a CDS encoding CofH family radical SAM protein, with product MSLTGKAASGTRLTPDEALQLFDVPLFDVAAAADSVRNLRTDPTTVTYLIDRNINYSNVCSVGCSFCGFYRTRRQDDSYTLSYEQISQKIVELENVGGSRILMQGGVNRYLPFEWYLDLMRHLKAHHPDIRVEAFSPEEVKGMAGLTGMTTREVLIELQAAGLDGLPGGGGEILVDEVRLARHVSPGRISADDWIRVMGEAQELGLYTTATMVIGFGETPAQRVESLLRVRDQQDRALATHGNGFSAFISWTLQTQGVRIAGKAPGAGAHEYLQNVAVSRVLLDNVVNFQASWPTMGYKVAQTALYFGCNDFGSTMLEENVVSQAGAKHSNTPESEIVRQIVDAGYLPAQRDSLYGILRRVDPREFQLPRSAGVPSGQLTGQAAQAATDASAG from the coding sequence ATGAGCCTGACCGGCAAGGCGGCGTCCGGCACGCGCCTCACACCAGACGAAGCCCTGCAGCTCTTCGACGTGCCGCTGTTCGACGTGGCCGCGGCCGCCGACTCGGTGCGCAACCTGCGCACGGATCCGACCACCGTCACGTACCTGATCGATCGGAACATCAACTACTCGAACGTCTGCTCCGTCGGCTGCTCCTTCTGCGGCTTCTACCGCACGCGGCGCCAGGACGATTCCTACACCCTCAGCTACGAGCAGATCTCGCAGAAGATCGTCGAACTGGAGAACGTCGGCGGGAGCCGCATCCTCATGCAGGGCGGCGTGAACCGTTACCTCCCCTTCGAGTGGTACCTCGACCTCATGCGCCACCTCAAGGCGCACCACCCGGACATCAGGGTGGAGGCCTTCAGCCCCGAGGAGGTCAAGGGCATGGCTGGGCTCACGGGGATGACCACGCGCGAGGTGCTGATTGAACTGCAAGCAGCCGGTCTCGACGGCCTGCCTGGCGGCGGCGGCGAGATCCTCGTCGACGAGGTGCGGCTCGCTCGTCACGTCTCTCCCGGCAGGATCTCGGCGGATGACTGGATCAGGGTCATGGGCGAGGCGCAGGAGTTGGGCCTCTACACGACGGCCACCATGGTCATCGGCTTCGGGGAGACGCCCGCCCAGCGCGTCGAGAGCCTGCTGCGCGTGCGCGACCAACAGGACCGGGCACTGGCCACCCACGGCAACGGTTTCTCGGCGTTCATCTCCTGGACGTTGCAGACGCAAGGGGTGCGCATAGCGGGCAAGGCACCCGGTGCCGGAGCCCACGAGTACCTCCAGAACGTGGCCGTGAGCCGCGTCCTGCTCGACAACGTCGTCAACTTCCAGGCGTCGTGGCCGACGATGGGCTACAAGGTGGCGCAGACCGCCTTGTACTTCGGTTGCAACGACTTCGGGTCGACCATGCTCGAGGAGAACGTCGTGTCGCAGGCGGGCGCCAAGCACAGCAACACGCCCGAGAGCGAGATAGTGCGCCAGATCGTGGACGCCGGCTACCTCCCGGCGCAGCGCGACTCGCTCTACGGCATCTTGCGCCGGGTCGACCCCCGCGAGTTCCAGCTACCCCGGTCGGCCGGCGTGCCCTCCGGGCAGCTGACGGGTCAGGCCGCTCAGGCGGCCACGGACGCCTCCGCGGGTTAG
- a CDS encoding amidohydrolase family protein, which yields MSTRPLDRVVAGEGNAELGRVMATASVVYDGLGLPRADAAIVVQRAPGVSSVVRVAGAADARTAYPDAQEIDCGFAVSPPVVNAHTHLDLSDMPFTPGGYVGFIGAVIAHGRSGGRGPEAAERGLAELVANGTSVVGDIVASEGTMRLLLRQDSLAGVAYWEVFAPRLEDAEPAFEAAIRDVERFRALERPGGMRVGISPHAPHTVSAPLLVRLAAYARAEGLPIAIHLAESPAERELHVKGTGELARSLAAAGFPFAAKGVSPVRYLYDLGVLDGAPTLIHMVQVDEEDVRLVARAGSVVVHCPRSNAALACGEFPWLLYARHGVELAFGTDSRGSSPDLDVTNEVAAALAAQGARLNARAGVRAAVKGGYKALSMVPPRVVRGAPARSLVAWAPTGADELPEGVEATGV from the coding sequence GTGTCGACGCGCCCCCTCGACAGGGTCGTCGCCGGGGAAGGCAACGCCGAACTGGGCCGCGTGATGGCCACGGCGAGCGTCGTGTACGACGGCCTGGGCCTGCCCCGAGCCGACGCCGCGATCGTCGTTCAGCGCGCGCCGGGTGTCTCGAGCGTGGTTCGCGTCGCTGGCGCGGCCGACGCCCGCACCGCCTACCCGGACGCCCAGGAGATCGACTGCGGGTTCGCGGTATCGCCGCCGGTGGTCAACGCCCACACGCACCTGGACCTCTCCGACATGCCGTTCACGCCCGGCGGGTACGTCGGCTTCATCGGCGCCGTGATCGCGCACGGCCGCTCCGGGGGTCGGGGGCCCGAAGCGGCCGAGCGGGGCCTGGCCGAGCTGGTGGCGAACGGCACGAGCGTGGTAGGCGACATCGTGGCGAGCGAAGGCACCATGCGGCTCCTGCTGCGGCAGGACTCGCTGGCGGGCGTGGCCTACTGGGAGGTGTTCGCCCCCAGGCTAGAAGACGCCGAGCCCGCGTTCGAGGCCGCGATCAGGGACGTCGAACGCTTCCGCGCGCTGGAACGGCCGGGCGGGATGCGGGTCGGGATCTCGCCGCATGCGCCGCACACCGTGAGCGCCCCCCTGCTGGTGAGGCTCGCGGCTTACGCCCGCGCCGAGGGCCTGCCGATCGCCATCCACTTGGCCGAGAGCCCGGCCGAGCGCGAGTTGCACGTGAAGGGCACCGGGGAGCTGGCCCGCTCGCTGGCCGCCGCCGGCTTCCCCTTCGCGGCCAAGGGCGTGTCACCCGTCCGTTACCTGTACGACCTCGGCGTGCTGGACGGGGCCCCCACGCTCATACACATGGTGCAGGTCGATGAGGAGGACGTCCGACTAGTGGCGCGGGCGGGGTCGGTGGTGGTTCATTGCCCCCGGTCGAACGCCGCCCTTGCCTGTGGCGAGTTCCCGTGGTTGCTCTACGCCCGCCACGGCGTGGAGCTGGCGTTCGGCACGGACTCCCGTGGGTCGAGCCCCGACCTCGACGTGACCAACGAAGTGGCGGCCGCACTGGCTGCGCAGGGCGCGCGGCTCAACGCGCGCGCGGGCGTAAGGGCCGCCGTCAAGGGTGGCTACAAGGCGCTGTCCATGGTCCCCCCGCGGGTCGTGAGGGGCGCACCGGCGCGGTCGTTGGTGGCTTGGGCCCCAACGGGCGCGGACGAACTGCCTGAGGGTGTCGAGGCGACGGGTGTCTAA
- the trxA gene encoding thioredoxin, giving the protein MSKTTELTDANFASEIGSGLVLVDFWAPWCGPCRMVSPVLEELASDYAGKVKVGKLNVDDNMRVAQEFRVMSIPTVMLFKDGQAVEVMIGAQPKSAYQARLNKHVPVDA; this is encoded by the coding sequence ATGAGCAAGACCACAGAGTTGACCGACGCCAACTTCGCTTCCGAGATCGGTTCGGGCCTCGTGCTCGTCGACTTCTGGGCGCCTTGGTGCGGCCCGTGCCGCATGGTGAGCCCCGTGCTCGAGGAACTCGCGTCCGACTACGCCGGCAAGGTCAAGGTCGGCAAGCTTAACGTCGACGACAACATGCGCGTGGCGCAGGAGTTCCGCGTGATGAGCATCCCGACCGTCATGTTGTTCAAGGACGGCCAGGCCGTCGAGGTCATGATCGGGGCGCAGCCCAAGTCCGCTTACCAGGCAAGGCTGAACAAGCACGTTCCCGTCGACGCCTGA